A window from Vulcanimicrobium alpinum encodes these proteins:
- a CDS encoding TlpA disulfide reductase family protein, which produces MPLRTGSALPSFDGVATWAGGVAPKTEELAGKPLLVHFWSISCYICHNVAEDVAKWQAEYGPQGLEVIAVHQPRGPEELDIATVIDDAQGPMGITWPLAIDNEHTLVQRFENQFVPAYYVFDRDHKLVHRQAGDRGFERLHEKIGEMLAAKPAA; this is translated from the coding sequence ATGCCGCTGCGTACGGGAAGCGCGCTGCCGTCGTTCGACGGCGTTGCGACGTGGGCCGGCGGCGTTGCCCCGAAGACCGAGGAGCTGGCAGGGAAGCCGCTCCTCGTCCACTTCTGGTCGATCAGCTGCTACATCTGCCACAACGTCGCCGAAGACGTCGCGAAGTGGCAGGCGGAGTATGGTCCGCAGGGGCTCGAGGTGATCGCGGTCCATCAGCCGCGCGGCCCGGAAGAACTCGATATCGCCACGGTGATCGACGACGCGCAGGGACCGATGGGGATCACGTGGCCGCTCGCGATCGACAACGAACACACGCTCGTCCAGCGCTTCGAGAACCAGTTCGTCCCCGCGTACTACGTGTTCGACCGCGACCACAAACTCGTGCATCGCCAAGCCGGCGACCGCGGCTTCGAGCGCCTGCACGAGAAAATCGGCGAGATGCTCGCCGCTAAGCCCGCCGCGTAG